In the Acidobacteriota bacterium genome, GACAGTTCCTTGGTAACGGGTTTGAATCTCGGGTGTGCGGAGAACCCCCCGTGAGAAATGTGCGGTCCCGTCTTGTAGAGCCACCTGCGATTGTCCTTCGAAACGCACGGCGGGAAGGTGGGTTGGATCCGCTACTCCAAATTCTCCTCGATACGCAAGACTCGCGGTCCCATCCATCTGTCTCCACTGTAGTGCGGGCCATTGGGTTCGCCCGCTCAGATCGAAACTGCCTCGAGCCGGCAACTTCTCAAGCCCCAGCAACCTCGCCAGCCGCTGAATTCGGATGCGCGATCCGGTCACCTGGAATTCCGAGCGCCGTTGCGGATTCCAACTCAGAGTCCCGCTCCCTTTCAGCCTGCCGCCTTCGAATCCGGTCTCAAGGCGTTCGAAACTTGCCGAATCGGCGTCCAGCCGTAAGGCCGTGTTGATTTGCTGAAAGGAGAGGCCGGAGAACACCAACTCATCGGAGCGGGCTTTTCCCTGAAAGGAGAAAGTCCTTCCCTGTCCAGACACGTTCCCGTCAAGGGACAGGTTTCCCTCTTGGAGACGCAAGGGGCCGCCCGGTTTGGCCAGTTCCTCCAAGTTGAGGGAGGCGCTGCCCTCAAGACTGTAGGTCAGGGGATCCTCCAAAGTGACGTTGCCATGAGCCTGCAGCCTGAGTTTTTCCGAATCCACTTCGAAGGAGAGAATCCGGAGGCTCGTGTCGGCCCATTCGAAATCCACGGACACACCCATGTCCTCGACGGGAACGCCGTTGACCGACAGGTCGAGCGAAGTGAAACTGGCCCCGCCCTGGTATTCCCCCGACTCGGGCAGATACCGCAGTTCCGCCGTCACTGCACCGTCCGAAGACTGAATGGACACGGGAGTCTTCTCGACCACGAGCAGCCCTTGATGGACAACAAGGCGTTTGATTCCCAACCGGGTCGACGACACCGGAGGGGTCGGATCAGATCCGTTCCTTCGAAACATGTTCGAAAGATTCGACCGCTGATTGGGATCCGTGAGAAGGCGAACCGTGGGTGAATCAAGCTGCAGATGGTCCAGTGATATTTCGGGCAGAAGGAAATGCGTGAATGAAAAGTCCAACAGGACGTGGTCACTTTCGAAGGCCGGCTCGGCGGCGGGATACGCTCGACTGAACAGTCGGAGATCGTGAATCTCCAGACGGGTCTCCATGAGATGAACTCTCAACTGAGCGACTTCGACCGCCAGGCTGAATTGTCGCTCGAGCCGCTCCACCATCCAGGCCTTGATCCAGGCGTCCAGCTTCAGGCTGGCCGCGTAGATTGACGCGGCTGCCAACAGCAACCCGGAAAGAAGCAGGCCGAGCACAAGTTTTGGTCTGACCATGGTTCGCTTTGTTCATTGGAGATTGACGTGCGTTCGAAGGTTCATATTAGCAGACGCAGAACGCCGGTCTGTTCCACCCGAAACAGCGTAGAAACGGAACTCGGGAACACACTGGATGTGCGTCGCGACCCGCTCGATGTGTTGTGCCGGGATCGCCAGCATGGCTATTTCCCCCGGATACACACTGGGGAAGTAAGCCGCCACCAGGACCAGCATCGCCAGCTTGAGCAACCGTTCATGTTTCAGAACGTTGCTTTCCGATTTGCGGCTGTGCTAGCCTCCATTCCTGGTTGTGTTGTAGCAACCGGTGTCCGCCGACCATTGGAGGGAGATGGCTAGACTTCGACCGAGACCTTTTCGTCGTAGACCGCGTAAGCGCAAGAGACCACAGAAGAGACGGGACGAGCCGAAGGAAAAGAAGTCCGACGCCATTGAGGTCACCGGAACCGTAACGGAACCGCTTCCCAACGCCATGTTTCGCGTCGAGTTGGAGAACGGACACGTGGTTCTGGCCCACGTTTCCGGAAAGATGCGCCGTCATTTCATCCGGATCCTTCGCGGCGACCGTGTCATGGTCGAACTTTCACCCTACGACCTCACCCGGGGCCGTCTCACCTACCGGTACAAATAAGCTCCCCGATGACCGAGGGACGCACCGTGACCTCCCGGATCCTGATCGCCCTCTCCGTACTGTTGCCTCCGGTGGGCCTGGTACTGGTGTGGGCGCGGTCCGGCTGGAGGACACGGAACCGGTTGCTGGCAAGCCTCGCCCTATTGGCATTGACCTGGGTCTACGTGTTTCAGGTGGTGGGTCTGAGCATCGAACGGGACGGCACCGGTTGGCGTCCGCTGGTCTCCATTTCGCCGGTCTGGTCCCGGTACGCAACGGCCGAGGGAGCATCCGCTTCAGGCGGGGCTCACGCTGCTCCTGCATCGGATGTCCGGAGCTGGACCGGGTTTCGGGGGTCGGACCGGGACAGCCGCTACCTGGAGGGAGAGATTCGGACCGTCTGGCCCAATGATGGACTCCCGCTGCTCTGGAGGCGGCCGGTGGGAGGCGGATATGCTTCCATCGTCGCCGGTTCGGGGCTCCTCTTCACCATCGAACAGCGGGGCCCCCAGGAGGTCGTGGCTGCCTATGATCCGGACAACGGCGCCGAGATCTGGACCCATGGCTGGGACGCCGAGTTCCAGGAGACCATGGGAGGTGACGGGCCTCGGGCGACTCCCCAGTGGCACGACGGTCGACTTTACGTCCTGGGAGCCACCGGCGAGTTCCGTTGCTTCGATGCCGCCAGCGGGAAAGTTCAATGGGGGTTGAACATCCTCTCGGACAACGGCGCCCGGAATCTGGTTTGGGGCATGTCCGCCTCACCCCTGATTGCGGGTGACCAGGTCATTCTCCTCCCCGGCGGGCCGTCGGACCGATCCGTCGTCGCCTATCATCGGCTCACCGGCAAGTTCCTCTGGGGAGCGCTCAGCGACAAACAGGCCTATGCCGCGCCGGTCGTGGCCGAACTGGCCGGACGGGAGCAGTTGCTGGTAGTGACGGCTGAGCGAGTCGTGGGACTCGACCTGGCGGGTGGCGAACTGCACTGGGAGTATCCCTGGGTCACCTCCTATGACGTCAATTCCGTGGAACCTCTGCTGCTGGGAGACGATCGGCTCTTCATCTCCTCCGGTTACGGCCACGGGGCGGCGGTGCTGGAGATCGGACGGGGCGAGGACGGCTACACCGTGAAGACCGTCTGGAAAAACAAGCGGATGAAGAACAAGTTCAACGGCTCGGTCCTCCATGAGGGTCATGTCTACGGTCTGGATGACGCCATCCTGGCGTGCGTGGACGTGACCACGGGAGAAAGGAAGTGGAAGGGAGGCCGCTATGGTTACGGTCAGATCCTTCTGGCCTCGGGCCATCTGGTGGTGTTGACGGAGCGGGGCGATCTGGTTCTGGTCGAGGCCAACGCCGAGGAGCACCGCGAGCTGGCGCGATTTTCGGCGCTGACCGGAAAGACCTGGAACTATCCCGTCATCGTCGGGGGCCGGCTCCTGGTGAGGAACCAGACCCAGATGGCCTGCTTCGACGTGAGCCCGATTCCGAAAGACCCCTCATAGGGCCCACGGCTTTCGATACTCCCGGTGCAGGAGTCCGTTGGCCTCGTCGTCGCCCAGCACCCGTTCCTTCACGCCGTCCCACCGGATCCGCCGTCCCAGGCGGAGTGCGATATTCCCCAGATGCGGAGTCGAGGTGGATCGGTGGCCGATTTCCACGTCCGAGATGGGCTTCTTCCGGGTTCGCACGCAATCCAGGAAGTTCAGGACGTGGTTGAAGTGCTGCTCGGAGCCGGGAGCCGTCCGAAAGCCGGCTCGTCCCTCGTTGGAACTCCACTCCCGCCTGCGTCGATCGGGTGTCTTCTGATCCAGCATCCTCAGGTAGCGGGGCCGCTGGGCGACTGCCGTCCCTGCCGTCTCGGGCCGGATCTCGAAGCCGCCGCGATTCAGATAGAGGGTCCCGTCGGTGCCGAAGAACTCGATGCCGTAGCCTCGTCCCTCCGGACCGCGGGCGTTCCCGACCCTGTGGGAGAAGGAGGCGATGAATCCGGGATACTCGTAAAGGACCTCCAGCGTATCGGGCGTCTCCCGGTTGTCGTCGATGCAGAAGTTGCCCCCGACGGCGGTGGCGGCCAAGGGAGCGTCGACCTGCATGGCCCATTGGACTATGTCCAGATGATGCGTTCCCCAATCGGTGAGCATCCCTCCCGAGTAGTCCCAGAACCACCGGAACGTGTGGATGAAACGGTTTCCGTTGAAGGGGGCCTTGGGCGCCGGACCCAGCCAGAGATCCCAGTCCAGACCCGGCGGGGGTTCCGTGTCGTGGGGCCGGCCCATCCCGGCCGGACTCTCGTTGCCGTAGTTCCACGTGTTGACCCGGCTCACCTTGCCGATGGCCCCCTCCTGAACCAGCTTGACGGCTTCCTGGAAGTGCTCGCCTGAACGCTGTTGCGTCCCCATCTGGACGATTCGTCCGTTGCGGCGAGCCGCGTCCACCATTTTTCGTCCTTCGTAAATGGTCAGGGAGAGCGGCTTCTCCACGTAGACGTCCTTCCCGGCGTCGCACGCCATCACGGTGGGCAGCGCGTGCCAGTGATCGGGCGTGGAGACGACGACCACGTCCACCTCCTTGAGGTCCAGGACCTGCCGGAAGTCCGTGTAGCCGGCCGCCTTCCCTCCCTCCTGGTCGGCGGTCATCTGCAGAGTCAGGTCGCGGTTGTGATCCCAGACGTCACAGACGGCCGCCGCCCGGACCTGCCCCGACCGGAGGAAGTCCCTCATGTTGCTGCGCCCCATGCCCCCGGTCCCGACGAAGGCGCAAATCAGCCGGTCATTGGCTCCGAGGGGACCTCCCTTGCCGGTATGGAGGGCGGGAGCCCCAGCGACTGCCGCCGCCGATGCCACGAACTTGCGCCTGTTCATCTTCATAACTGGAACTCCTGGCCTGGGCTTCGCTACGATGCTTAAACTCTAATGTATAATTCCGGCATCGAACAGAGCAGGGTTCTCCGACATTGAGGCTGACACTATGAATTGGGACAACTTCCGCCGACTTCCCGACGATGCCCGAGTCTGGATCAGTGGTTTCGAACGCCCGCTCGATCCGGTCGAGCAGAAGACGGTCCGGGCGGGAATGGAGCGTTTTGCGGCCGGCTGGGCGTCGCACCAGGTCCCGGTCGAGTCCGCTTTCGAGATCGTCCAGGATCGCTTTCTGGTGATCGCCGCCTGTACTCCGGGTTCAGTGTCCGGTTGCTCCATCGACAGCATGATGAGGAATATGCGGGACCTGTACTCGGCCGTCGGTGTCGCGCCTCCCGCCGGGAACCTCGTCTACTTCCGTGATGAAACCGGCCGGATCCAGTCCATCGATCACCTGGAGTTCCGTGACGTGGCCGACTCGGGCCGGCTCAAGCCAGACACCCGGGTGTTCGATACGATGATTCAGAACCTGGGGCAGTTGCGAGCGGGCCGCTTCGAACTCCCCTACCAAGAGGCGTGGCACTCCCGGGCGTTTCCTCTTCCCGTCACCGCGTAAGTCTGCCGGCGAGCCGGGGAATCTGGCCGCTACGCGGGACCACGCGGCCCCGATCTCCCTTTTCCAGACGAACCAGACCGTAACGCTCCATCGTGTGCAGCGTTCGGGACAGATTGGTCCGGGCACGGCCCGAACGCTCGGACAGTTCGGCAATCGAGAACGGCTTCTTCTCCGCAATCATCCTCAGAAGCGCGCGGTTGCGGTCGGACAGGACCTTGGCAAAATCGCCGGCACCGCCGAGAGCGACGAGGTCCGCTTCCCGAACCGCAGCCCCAGCGGGGCGAAATTGGATTCGTCCGCCGTCCGCAGGAACAGGAGCCCTGGAAAATCCGCCAGAAATTCCGTATCGACTTCCGGGATGTCGAACCATTCCGGGAGGGTACAGGCCCGCTTGTGAAAGTTCCCATGAGTAACGGACACTCCCGCCAACGGGTCGTTTTCCACTTCGTCGCGGCGTCTCAACTCGATCCTGGATACTGCATCCGGATTGAAGAGGGCCAGTCCCGCCGCGACGGATTCCGATTCCTCCGCAAACTGAGCGAATACCTTCCCCAACCGGACGGGTTCGACCCCCGCTTCGATCCCCGATTGGGCGTGCCGGTAGGTCAACAGTTCACTGATCGTGTCCGCATCGGTCTCGGCCCGGATCCAACCCCGCCGAACGGGCCCTGAGCCGGTACTTCTCAAGACCCGGCTGCCGAGAGCTGGAATCTCCAACGTCAATACGGAATCGAACAGATCCAGGACCAGTTGTGCCGACTATCCTCCTCCATCCACGTAATCCGGGAAGTACAGAACCGTCTCTTCCTGTTCCTGCGACTGTCGGGCGATCGAGTCGTCCGGCGGGCGGAGATCGTTCTCTGCCGGGGGGCGCCAGTTTGCGTCGGCGACCGGAGGAAAATCAGCCATCAGGCAAAAAGGGAACCCGAGAAGGGGCGAAGCAGAGGATCGATCATGCGGGCTTCTGCGGTAGGCTGAAACGAGTGAATATGGCCTGGTCCGGGCGGGCCCCCGTCTGAGTCGCGTTGAAGAATACCCGCCAAATGCCTGGTGGACCAGAACCGGGAACCACTGACCGGTGAGATGGCTCGGGCGACCGGAGCCAGTTGACAACACCTACTGGAGAAGCGACGGTGGTTCCCGGACCGGTACCGAGGGGACCCTTTCCTGTGGTGTTCTCCGCAGAAACCCGGGCGTCAGGGACGTCCCGGGATCAACGACTTTCCTTCAACGCCTTGCGGATCGCCTCAATCACGAACTCGCGCGCCGAGATTCCCCGGTCCAGGCAGACCTTCCGCATCTGGATCCAGAGTGGAATCGGAACGCGGCGAATGTGAACGTCCTTGGTGTTTCCTTGACCCATTCACCTTATGATATCAAAGTTTTGCAGCCCGCCCTCATGTGCGGAAGGTCCTCCGGTTTCGTTGCGGAAAGCTCCGCGGCGACACCGGACTCCAGCCGGTTTTCTCCTCTCAGTGCTGAAGCGCTCTTCAGTTCCGCGGTGCCCCGCGTCGACTCGCAAAACGAGCCGGGATCGAGACTATTTCGGTGGCGCATAAAGACAAATAGAGCGAATCAGGACATGATTTCATCACTTTTTCGCGCAATCCGCCCAGGATTTCACCTAATCTTCATATACGCCATTGCACTTGCGTCGGACCCTTTGGAACCATGGGTCGCATGGGGAACATGAGTACCACTAACATGCATCTGCGCCGGGTCCCGGCCGATCTATGGTTGCGGGTGCGCAAGACCTGCCAGAAGCGGGGAATCTCGGCGCGCGAGTTCGTGATCGAGGCGATCCGCAAGGCGGTGCGGGAGCACCGATGAACTGGCTGAAAGGAGTGGCGGGCGTTCGCCTGCGATCTTGGCCAGCCCGGAGTCCGGGCAGTCTGGACAGGGCCGACAAGGAGAACAACTGATGTCGTTGAATCCGTGCTCTATGACCTGAAGTCGCCATGAATGGACGGATAAACTTTCGAAGATGGCGACTCGGAACCCGGCAGCCCTTCTTTCTCATCGCCGGCCCCTGTGTCATCGAGAGCGTGGATCATGCTTTCGATCTGGCCGGCCGCCTCCGGGAGATCACCTCCTCTTTGTGCGTCCCGTTCATCTTCAAGGCTTCCTACGACAAGGCCAACCGGACTTCAATAAGTTCCTTTCGGGGTCCGGGGCTTGTTCGTGGCCTGGAAATCCTGGGACGAATCCGGCGCGAACTGAATCTCGCAGTCACCTCCGACGTGCACGAAGTGGCGCAAGTAGGCCCGGCGGCGGAAGTTCTGGACCTCATCCAGATTCCCTCGTTCCTCTGTCGTCAGACCGATCTGATCGTTGCGGCGGCCGCCACTGGGAAGCCGGTCAACATCAAGAAGGGGCAATTCCTGGCGCCCAGAGATCTGGCCCACGCCGTCGAGAAGGCCCGAAGCACGGGTAATGAGGACCTGCTTGTCACGGAGCGGGGGTCCAGCTTTGGCTACAATAACCTGGTCGTCGACTTCCGGTCCCTCCCACTGCTCAGAGACTTGGGCGTGCCGGTGGTCTTCGATGCCACCCATAGCGTCCAGCTTCCGGGTGGAGCCGGCGGGTCCAGTTCGGGTGAGAGCGCCTTCATCCCCTATTTGGCGCGCGCTGCCGTATCGGTTGGCATCGACGGCCTCTTCATGGAGGTCCATCAGGACCCGGAGCGAGCGCTGAGCGATGGGTCCAACGCTTTGCAGATCGATCTCCTTCACGATCTGTTGACCCACCTTCGTCGTCTCGACGCATTGACCAAGGAAGGTGATGGTGCGCTCTCGTAATCTGGCGCGGATGAGGGTGCAAGGTGAGTCCAGCCCCAGCCGGTCCAGAGAGATCGCCCGGAGCGTCTTGGAAACGGAGGCCCAAGCAGTCTCGGCTCTCATTCCCCGCATCGACCATCGCTTCGGCCAAGCCATCGAACTGCTGTTTTCCTGCACCGGGCGTGTGGTCCTCACCGGCATGGGGAAATCGGGGATCATCGGCAGAAAGATCGCCGCGACCCTTTCCAGCACCGGAACCCCCGCCCTGTTCCTCCATCCCGCCGACGCCATCCACGGAGACCTGGGTATGTTGGCGGAGCGGGATCTGGTCCTGGCCGTCTCCAACAGCGGCGAGACCCAGGAACTGGTCCGTCTGGTTCCGACTCTCAAGCGGCTCGGAGTCCATGTCATCGGTTTGGTGGGAGAACTCGAGTCCACCCTCGCGAAGATCTCCGACGTGGTCCTGAACGTGAGTGTGGATCGGGAGGCGTGTGCTCTCGGTCTGGCTCCGACGGCATCCACCACCGCGGCTTTGGCACTGGGGGATGCCTTGGCTGTCGCACTCTCGGAGCGAAAGGGACTGGGGCCGCGGGACTTCGCCCGGCTCCATCCGGGTGGCAGGCTGGGGGACAATCTGATTCTGGTGTCCGATCTCATGCGCCGGGGGGACGAGGTCCCCAAGGCGACGCCGTCCACTCCAATGAAGGACGTGATCGGCGAGATCAGTCGCAAGGGACTGGGGATCGCCGGGATCGTGGCTGAAAGGGACCGGCTTGTGGGAGTCATCTCCGACGGTGACTTGCGGCGCATGTTGCAAAGTCGAGGCGAACCGATCCTTCACTGCACCGCCGCCGAGTGCATGACACGGAATCCCGTCACCATCGGGGGCGATCAGCTGGCCACGAAAGCCCTGAACCTGATGGAGAGAATGAAGATCATGTCGCTGCTGGTGCCGGATGCCGGTGGAAGGCTGGTGGGAATCATTCATATCCATGACCTCTGGCGAACCGAGATGGTAGGCTGAGGCTTGGCCCATCAGGTTTTACGTTTGGAAGACGAAGCCAATCTCCTGGTTTCGGATCCGGGCCAACACATCATCGTTCATCGAGCTGACCGGTTTTCCGTGAAGAAAGCACCGTCCGCGAGTCGGGGTGTCCAGACAGCCGCAGCCGGCGTTGGCCCGATGTCCCCCGGTGCAGAATCCAGTGGTACTCCCAGGAACGGACCGGCGAGGGGTGGGGAAATGACGAGTCTTGGCGAACTGAGGCGTGAAAATGAAGTGTTGGGACAACGCGTCTCCAAATTGACGGAACGCATCTCCACACTGAGCGAGGCCAGCCTGCGCATCGGCGCAAGCCTCGAGGTCCGCACCGTCCTGCGCGAGGTCGTGGATACCGCCCGAGCGCTGACCGGTGCCCGATACGGCGTAATCGTAACCATCGACGAGCAAGATCAGGTTCAGGACTACGTCACATCCGGGTTCAATCCTGACGAGCAGCAGCAGTTTAAGCATTGGGCCGACGGACTGCGGGTGTTTGAGCACTTCCGGGACCTTCCGGGAGCGCTGAGACTGAACGACCTGCCCAGCTACGTCCGGTCGCTTGGTTATTCACCGGGTCCGCTGTCGTCGTGCACCTTTCAGTGCACGCCGGTGCGCCATCATGGCGTGGATGTGGGCAACTTCTTTGTTTGCGGCAAGGAAGATGGCCGCGAGTTCACAAGCGAAGACGAAGAGGTCCTGGTTATGTTCGCGGCGCAGGCGGCGTTGGCAATCGCCAACGCCCGTGCGTACCGGGACGAGAAGCGGACGCGGTCGGATATGGAAGCCCTGATCGACACCTCACCAGTGGGGGTCGCGGTCTTCGATGCCAAGACCGGAGAGACCCTATCGTTGAATCAGGAGGCGAAGCGGATTGTGGAAGGCCTGCGCGCGCCGGGCGGCACCTTAGAGCAAATGCGGGAGGATCTCATCTGCCTGCGCGCCGACGGGCAAGAGATTTCGCTGCAAGCATCCTCGCTGACGCAGACCCTGCAAAACGCCACGAGGATTCGCGCCGAGGAGATTGTTCTTCGGGTTCCCGACGACCGGAGCATCAAGGTGCTGATGAACGTTACGCCGATCCGGGCTGAGAATGGCACGGTCGAGTCCGTGGTCGCCACCGTGCAGGATCTGGAGCCGATGGAAGAACTGGAGCGGTTACGGGCCGAGTTCCTGGGCATGGTGAGCCACGAGCTGCGGGCCCCGCTGATCTCCATCAAGGGATCGACCACAACCGCGTTGAGCACCCAGCCGGCCCCGAATCTGGCGGAGATTCTCCAAATTATCCGTATCATCGACGAGCAGGCCGATCACATGCGGAGCCTGATCAGCGATCTGCTGGATGCGGGCCACATCGAGTCGGGCACTCTGTCGGTTTCCCCGGAGCCTACGGAGGTGGCCAGCTTGGTGGATCAGGCCAGGACCACGTTGTTGAGCGGGGGGAGCAGACACGCCGTCAAATTTGACGTGCCGCTGGATCTCCCCAGGGTGATGGCCGACCGGCAACGCATCGTCCAGGTCATCAACAACCTCCTGTCCAACGCCGCCCAGCACTCTCCCGAGTCCGTTCCGATCCGGATCGCGGCGGTGCGCGAGGATGTCCACGTGGCGATCTCGATAGCGGACGAAGGCCGGGGGGTGCCGCCGGACTTGTTGCCGCACCTGTTCCGCAAGCACGTGCGTGCGGACGAACGTCACGGGATCCGGGGGTCCGGCCTGGGTCTGGCCATCTGCAAGGGTTTGGTGGAGGCCCATGGTGGACGCATCTGGGCCGAGAGCGACGGGGATGGTCTGGGCGCCCGGTTCACCTTCACGATTCCGGTGGCGGCCGATTCCGTGACCGGCACCGGAGTGGGCTTGGTTCGGAGTTCTTCGCACCCGCCGCGCACGGATCGGGAGCGGACCCGCATTCTCGTGGTCGACGACGACCCTCAGACGCTCCGGTACGTTCGGGATGCGCTGACGGCGGCTGGCTACGCCCCGCTGGTGACAGCCGACCCTCGGGAGGTGCCCCGGCTGATCCAGGCGAACCGCCCCGGGCTGGTCCTGCTGGACCTCGTGCTGCCGGGCATGGACGGTATCGAGTTGATGCAGAATATCCCGGAGATGGCCGATCTGCCGGTTATCTTTATCTCCGCCTACGGCCGGAGCGAGACGATAGCAAAAGCATTGGATATGGGAGGCGTCGATTACATCGTCAAACCCTTTTCGACGACGGAATTAGTGGCGAGAATCCATGCCGCCCTGCGGCGACGGAAGGGGTCGGACGAATCCTTCCGATTGGGGGATCTAGCCATAAACTACGAGGAACGCCAAGTTACCTTGGCGGGCATTCCGGTGCAGTTGACGGCCACCCAATACGAGCTGCTCCGGATGCTCTCGGTCAATGCGGGCCGGGTCATGAAGTACGAATCCCTGCTGCAACAAGTGTGGGGACGCCGGGAGTTCGGCGACGTGCGGCCGTTGCGCGCCTTCATCAAGATGATCCGCCGCAAGCTGGGCGATGACGCGACCAACCCGGCCTACATCTTTACCG is a window encoding:
- the kdsA gene encoding 3-deoxy-8-phosphooctulonate synthase, with the protein product MNGRINFRRWRLGTRQPFFLIAGPCVIESVDHAFDLAGRLREITSSLCVPFIFKASYDKANRTSISSFRGPGLVRGLEILGRIRRELNLAVTSDVHEVAQVGPAAEVLDLIQIPSFLCRQTDLIVAAAATGKPVNIKKGQFLAPRDLAHAVEKARSTGNEDLLVTERGSSFGYNNLVVDFRSLPLLRDLGVPVVFDATHSVQLPGGAGGSSSGESAFIPYLARAAVSVGIDGLFMEVHQDPERALSDGSNALQIDLLHDLLTHLRRLDALTKEGDGALS
- the infA gene encoding translation initiation factor IF-1, translating into MEVTGTVTEPLPNAMFRVELENGHVVLAHVSGKMRRHFIRILRGDRVMVELSPYDLTRGRLTYRYK
- a CDS encoding KpsF/GutQ family sugar-phosphate isomerase, translated to MVRSRNLARMRVQGESSPSRSREIARSVLETEAQAVSALIPRIDHRFGQAIELLFSCTGRVVLTGMGKSGIIGRKIAATLSSTGTPALFLHPADAIHGDLGMLAERDLVLAVSNSGETQELVRLVPTLKRLGVHVIGLVGELESTLAKISDVVLNVSVDREACALGLAPTASTTAALALGDALAVALSERKGLGPRDFARLHPGGRLGDNLILVSDLMRRGDEVPKATPSTPMKDVIGEISRKGLGIAGIVAERDRLVGVISDGDLRRMLQSRGEPILHCTAAECMTRNPVTIGGDQLATKALNLMERMKIMSLLVPDAGGRLVGIIHIHDLWRTEMVG
- a CDS encoding PQQ-like beta-propeller repeat protein, with the protein product MTEGRTVTSRILIALSVLLPPVGLVLVWARSGWRTRNRLLASLALLALTWVYVFQVVGLSIERDGTGWRPLVSISPVWSRYATAEGASASGGAHAAPASDVRSWTGFRGSDRDSRYLEGEIRTVWPNDGLPLLWRRPVGGGYASIVAGSGLLFTIEQRGPQEVVAAYDPDNGAEIWTHGWDAEFQETMGGDGPRATPQWHDGRLYVLGATGEFRCFDAASGKVQWGLNILSDNGARNLVWGMSASPLIAGDQVILLPGGPSDRSVVAYHRLTGKFLWGALSDKQAYAAPVVAELAGREQLLVVTAERVVGLDLAGGELHWEYPWVTSYDVNSVEPLLLGDDRLFISSGYGHGAAVLEIGRGEDGYTVKTVWKNKRMKNKFNGSVLHEGHVYGLDDAILACVDVTTGERKWKGGRYGYGQILLASGHLVVLTERGDLVLVEANAEEHRELARFSALTGKTWNYPVIVGGRLLVRNQTQMACFDVSPIPKDPS
- a CDS encoding Gfo/Idh/MocA family oxidoreductase, producing MKMNRRKFVASAAAVAGAPALHTGKGGPLGANDRLICAFVGTGGMGRSNMRDFLRSGQVRAAAVCDVWDHNRDLTLQMTADQEGGKAAGYTDFRQVLDLKEVDVVVVSTPDHWHALPTVMACDAGKDVYVEKPLSLTIYEGRKMVDAARRNGRIVQMGTQQRSGEHFQEAVKLVQEGAIGKVSRVNTWNYGNESPAGMGRPHDTEPPPGLDWDLWLGPAPKAPFNGNRFIHTFRWFWDYSGGMLTDWGTHHLDIVQWAMQVDAPLAATAVGGNFCIDDNRETPDTLEVLYEYPGFIASFSHRVGNARGPEGRGYGIEFFGTDGTLYLNRGGFEIRPETAGTAVAQRPRYLRMLDQKTPDRRRREWSSNEGRAGFRTAPGSEQHFNHVLNFLDCVRTRKKPISDVEIGHRSTSTPHLGNIALRLGRRIRWDGVKERVLGDDEANGLLHREYRKPWAL
- a CDS encoding response regulator, encoding MTSLGELRRENEVLGQRVSKLTERISTLSEASLRIGASLEVRTVLREVVDTARALTGARYGVIVTIDEQDQVQDYVTSGFNPDEQQQFKHWADGLRVFEHFRDLPGALRLNDLPSYVRSLGYSPGPLSSCTFQCTPVRHHGVDVGNFFVCGKEDGREFTSEDEEVLVMFAAQAALAIANARAYRDEKRTRSDMEALIDTSPVGVAVFDAKTGETLSLNQEAKRIVEGLRAPGGTLEQMREDLICLRADGQEISLQASSLTQTLQNATRIRAEEIVLRVPDDRSIKVLMNVTPIRAENGTVESVVATVQDLEPMEELERLRAEFLGMVSHELRAPLISIKGSTTTALSTQPAPNLAEILQIIRIIDEQADHMRSLISDLLDAGHIESGTLSVSPEPTEVASLVDQARTTLLSGGSRHAVKFDVPLDLPRVMADRQRIVQVINNLLSNAAQHSPESVPIRIAAVREDVHVAISIADEGRGVPPDLLPHLFRKHVRADERHGIRGSGLGLAICKGLVEAHGGRIWAESDGDGLGARFTFTIPVAADSVTGTGVGLVRSSSHPPRTDRERTRILVVDDDPQTLRYVRDALTAAGYAPLVTADPREVPRLIQANRPGLVLLDLVLPGMDGIELMQNIPEMADLPVIFISAYGRSETIAKALDMGGVDYIVKPFSTTELVARIHAALRRRKGSDESFRLGDLAINYEERQVTLAGIPVQLTATQYELLRMLSVNAGRVMKYESLLQQVWGRREFGDVRPLRAFIKMIRRKLGDDATNPAYIFTVRQVGYRMPKPRNP